TCAAGGAGGTTTTGGCTTCCAACCGGTACTCTTATCTTGAAGTAGAAGAAAATGGAACTCGGATTTGGTTGGCTACCTCCAAAGGAGAATTTTCCCCCGAACAACGGCTTCGCTACCGAGGAGGATTGCTAAAAACAAACTTCAAAAGCGAGGAGCATGATCGTGTTTTTGATAAGCTTTATTTGGTTTCACAAATTCAGGTTCAAGGTCCTTCTACTACTACTACAAGCCCTGAAGCCTCTAGCCCTGGACCTGCAAAAAAGGTAGATCCGTCTACGGTCAAAGGAGCAACCACCATCAAGGAAATCATTCAAAACCCAGGAAAATACAAAGACCAAACCGTGAAAATCTTGGGAACGGTGACCAAGGTCAATCCCAACATTATGGGTAAAAACTGGATCCATGTTCAGGATGGATCTGCTGACCAATACGATTTTGTACTTACTTCCGCATCGAATATTCCAGCTGGACATCAGGTAGTTTTTGAAGGTATTATTCGTCTGGATGTGGATTTTGGAGCAGGATACAGTTATGATATCATTATGGAGGACGCCAAATTTTCCCTACAATGAGCCGACTAAAATCCACTCTTCATCGGATTGACCAAGTATTGTTCGGAACTCGGGCTGCCGGGCTCTATTTACTTTTATTTGCTGCAGCTATTGGAGTTGCCACATTCATCGAAAATGATTTTGGGACCTCCGCTGCTCAAAAATTCATCTATCGGGCCACATGGTTTGAGCTACTCCTAGTTCTATTCTCAGGAACCCTTATTTCGAATGTAATTCGCTACCGAATGGTGGCACAGAAAAAGTGGGCGCAATTGATTTTTCACCTTTCCATGATTTTGATTCTTATTGGAGCAGGTCTCACGCGCTATTTGGGTTACGAGGGAGTAATGCATATCCGGGAAGGAGCCGCCTCCAATTTTATTTATTCCAATGAGCCTTACCTCAATTTTGAAGCGAGTCTGGCAGGACAGACATTCAAATTCGAAGAACCCATTTTGGTGTCCTCTTTAGGTAAAAATGACTTTGAACAAGAATTTCTCTTGGGGAACAAACCTGTAAAAGTCAAACTCCTTTCCATGATTCCTAATCCAAAACAGGAAGTGGAAGTGGTAGATGATGGTGTTCCCGTCTTAAATGTGGTTTTTGGTAGTAGCTCCGGGCGAATGGAGTATTACCTCGAATTTGGTTCAAAACAAACCATCAACGGGGTTAACTTCAACTTTTCGGACGAGTTGATTCCCGGCGCGTTCAATCTTTTTTTCCAGGAAAACACGCTCTATTGGTCTGCTGATCAAGCAGTCAGTGAACGAGTAATGGCTACTCAAGCCTTTTCAAATTTTGAGGCTAATACGCAAAATCCGCTTCAGTTTAGAGCACTTTACAATACAGGCTCTGGCCAATTTGTATTTGGAGGGCTGATTGAAAAAGGGAGGCTAACCGTGATTTCTGAGAAGCAAAAGATTGACCGTAGCAGCTTGCTTGGTCTTGAACTGGAAGTGACCCTTGGCAATGAAACAAAAAACCAAACCATTTACGGTTCTCCCGGGCAACCAGGAAGACCCGCCTATTTCCAGTCAGATGACTTGGTTTTGGCGATTTCCTATGGAGCCAAAGAGGTAAACTTGCCATTTAGCTTGTTCCTAAGGGATTTTGAAATGGAGCGCTATCCCGGCACAAACAGCCCTGCCTCCTATGCCAGTGAAGTTACCCTTGTCGACAACCGAAACGGCACCAACCAAGAATACCGAATATTCATGAATAACATTCTGGATTACGATGGCTACCGGTTTTTCCAGTCTTCTTACGATGGAGACGAGTTGGGTACTTACTTGAGTGTAAACCATGATTTCTGGGGCACTAATGTGACTTATTTGGGCTACGCCTTGTTGACGATAGGCATGGTGATGGTCTTCTTTTTTGGAAATACCCGTTTCAAAAATTTATCTGAAAAACTTCGCCAGCTTAAAGGAGCCTCTATTTTGGTTTTGGCATTTTCCCTTTCCACCTCTTCTTATGGACAAGTGGAGCTCATGCCCCAAGTGCCACAAATTGATGCAGGTCATGCGCAAGTTTTTTCAGGAGTCATTGTTCAGGATTTCCGTGGACGAATGAAGCCCCTGAATACCCTAAGTAAGGAAATGCTTCGAAAAGTGAGTGGATCAGAGACTTGGAATGGAATGAATTCTGACCAAGTTCTGCTTTCGATGTATATCCAAAGTCGGGAATGGTACAGCGTTCCTTTGGTGAAATTAGGAAAGCATGAGCGACTCAACTTATTGCTCGGCGTTGCTGAAGGTCAAAAGGCTGCCTACCGAGACTTCTTTGAAAAAGACGGGACCTACAAACTCAAAGACCTGATCCTTCAAGTAAACAATCAGAATCCTGCAGACCGCGGAGTATTTGAAAAGGAAATCATTAAAGTCGATGAACGGGTCAATATCATGAATCTGATCTTTTCAGGCCGTTTTTTACGAATTTTTCCAGTTGCTAATGACCCAAACAATTCATGGCTGGCACCAAATAGTGTAAATCAAAATCAACCTGAAGCCTCCCGCTTTTTCAATGCCTATAACCAGGCGCTGGAAGAAGGAATTCAGTCAGGAAATTACACTCAGGCCAGTGGATTATTGGAAGGGCTCAAGCTCGTTCAGCGGCAAGTAAGTGAAGATTTAATCCCAAGCGAAGGCCAAGTTTCAGCCGAGCTCCTGCTGAATGACCTACAAATTTTCAGATTTCTGGCCTTGGCAAATACCTTATTGGGATTATCCTTTTTGGCAATTCTTTTTCTATCTGTTTTCCAACCTAACTGGAAATTGGATAAGGTTCTTTGGTTTCTATTTGGCGTCACCTTCTTATCATTTCTTTACCATACCCTAGGATTAGGTCTTCGTTGGTATGTATCGGAAAGAGCTCCTTGGTCCAATGGCTATGAATCCATGATTTACATTGCTTGGACATCTACTTTGGCGGGCTTACTCTTTTCTCGAAAATCACCCGGGGGAATGGCCGCAACCATGATCCTTTCCGGAACCGTGCTGCTAATCGCATGGCTGAGTTACTTAGATCCGGAAATCACTCCTTTAGTGCCTGTTTTAAAATCGTATTGGTTGACCATTCACGTCAGTCTTGAGGCTGGAAGCTATGGATTCTTGATGCTTGGAGCGATTATGGGATTGATCAACCTCTTGTTGATGCTCTTTAGTACGCCTTCCAGTTTGACCAAATCCAAACGAATCATCAATGAACTTTCTCTTTTAAGCGAAATGACACTCACTGGAGGTTTGGTGATGCTTTCTGTTGGAACTTATTTGGGAGGAGTTTGGGCCAATGAATCTTGGGGAAGGTATTGGGGCTGGGATGCAAAAGAAACTTGGGCGCTGGTTTCTATTTTGGTTTATGCCTTCATCCTCCACATGCGACTTATTCCTGGATTACGAGGGGTTTATGCCTACAATGTTGCTACCTTGTTTGGGCTTTCGTCCGTGGTGATGACTTATTTTGGGGTGAACTACTATTTATCCGGTCTTCATTCCTATGCCGCTGGTGATCCAGTTCCGATTCCAAACTGGGTGTATTACTCCGTCATTTCCCTGATTTTAATCAGCTTAGGAGCTTTTGTGAAATATAAAAAGTACTTTCAAAAGAAGTCCGATGCCAAACCTATCTAAGTAAGTTTATCCAGCTTGCAATCAACCCATGAAGCATCTCCTACTCTTCGGTCTTTTGGTTCTCATTTCCATAACTGGATTTGCGCAAAATCCCCATGGAAAGAAATTTTCCATTGACTGTAAGGAGTGTCATACAGTAGGAGATTGGTCATTTAAGTCGATAGAAAATGGGTTTTCACATGATTCTGACACTGATTTTCTATTAAAAGGAAGTCATTCAACGGTTACTTGTACAGACTGTCACCAAACCTTAGATTTTAAGGTTGAAAACCCTGCCTGCGTTTCCTGCCATCAAGATGTTCACCTAAATTCTGTAGGCTCCGATTGTGCTCGATGCCATAATGAAACTGCTTGGCAAACTTTGGATATCCAAAATATCCATGAGCAGAATGGATTTCCCTTGGTCGGCCAGCATCAAGCTATTTCTTGTGAAAATTGCCATGTTTCGGACAATAACCTTCGCTGGGATCGAATTGGAAATGATTGTATTTCCTGCCATCAAACAGATTTTTTAGAAACCGAAAATCCAAACCATGGAGAGGCGGGCTTCTCTACGAATTGCATTGAATGCCATCAAGATTCTGATATCACCTGGGGAACTGGAGATTTTCATCATGAATTCCCGCTAACCGGTGCCCACGCGATCAATGATTGCGCGGCTTGTCATGATACCAACAACTTTGCAGCGGCTTCCCCGGATTGTATTTCCTGCCACCAGCCGGATTACAACGGAGCGAAAAATCCAGATCACCAGGCCTTAGGTTTCTCTCAGGATTGTTCGACTTGCCATACCACAGAGTCTTGGGATGGAGCCCAATTCCCAGATCATGATTTCTTCCCACTAACTGGCGGACACGCGATCAATGATTGCGCGGCTTGTCATGATACCAACAACTTTGCGGCAGCTTCCCCCGATTGTATTTCCTGCCACCAGCCCGATTACAACGGAGCCAAAAATCCAGATCACCAAGCACTCGGATTTAGTACGGATTGTGCGACTTGTCATACCACCGAGTCTTGGGATGGAGCTCAGTTCCCGGATCATGATTTCTTCCCATTAACAGGTGGTCACGCGATCAATGACTGCGCAGCTTGTCATGACGTGAACAACTTTGCAGCTGCATCCCCCGATTGTATTTCCTGCCACCAGCCGGATTACAATGGAGCGAAAAATCCAGATCACCAAGCTTTAGGTTTCTCTCAGGATTGCGCGACTTGTCATACTACCGAGTCTTGGGATGGAGCTCAGTTCCCGGATCATGATTTCTTCCCTCTCACAGGTGGACACGCGATCAACGATTGCGCGGCTTGTCATGACGTGAACAACTTTGCGGCGGCTTCCCCAGATTGTATCTCCTGCCACCAGCCGGATTACAACGGAGCAAAAAATCCTGATCACCAGGCCCTCGGATTTAGTACGGATTGCGCGACTTGTCATACTACCGAATCTTGGGATGGAGCTCAGTTCCCGGATCATGATTTCTTCCCGCTCACAGGCGGACACGCGATCAATGATTGCGCGGCTTGTCATGACGTGAACAACTTTGCAGCGGCTTCCCCGGATTGTATTTCCTGCCACCAGCCGGATTACAATGGAGCAAAAAATCCTGATCACCAAGCGCTAGGATTTAGTACGGATTGTGCGACTTGTCATACCACCGAATCTTGGGATGGAGCTCAGTTCCCGGATCATGATTTCTTCCCACTCACAGGCGGACACGCGATCAACGATTGCGCGGCTTGTCATGATACCAACAACTTCGCTGCGGCTTCACCGGATTGTATTTCCTGCCACCAGCCGGATTATAACGGAGCAAAAAATCCAGATCACCAGGCCCTCGGATTTAGTACGGATTGCGCGACTTGTCATACTACCGAATCTTGGGATGGAGCTCAGTTCCCGGATCATGATTTCTTCCCTCTCACAGGCGGACACGCGATCAATGATTGCGCGGCCTGTCATGATACCAACAACTTCGCTGCGGCTTCCCCGGATTGTATTTCCTGCCACCAGCCGGATTACAATGGAGTCAAAAATCCTGATCACCAAGCGCTAGGATTTAGTACGGATTGTGCGACTTGTCATACCACCGAATCTTGGGATGGAGCTCAGTTCCCGGATCATGATTTCTTCCCACTCACAGGCGGACACGCAATCAACGATTGCGCAGCTTGTCATGATACCAACAACTTTGCGGCGGCTTCCCCGGATTGTATTTCCTGCCACCAGCCGGATTACAACGGAGCCAAAAATCCAGATCATCAAGCTTTAGGTTTCTCTCAGGATTGTGCGACTTGTCATACTACTGAATCCTGGGATGGAGCGCAATTCCCAGATCATGATTTCTTCCCTCTCACAGGCGGACACGCGATCAACGATTGCGCGGCTTGTCATGATGTGAACAACTTTGCAGCGGCTTCACCGGATTGTATTTCCTGTCACCAGCCGGATTACAACGGAGCCAAAAATCCTGATCACCAAGCTTTAGGTTTCTCTCAGGATTGTGCGACTTGCCATACTACCGAGTCTTGGGATGGAGCGCAATTCCCGGATCATGATTTCTTCCCTCTCACAGGTGGACACGCGATCAACGATTGCGCGGCTTGTCATGACGTGAACAACTTTGCGGCGGCTTCCCCAGATTGTATTTCTTGTCACCAGCCGGATTACAACGGAGCAAAAAATCCAGATCACCAAGCGCTCGGATTTAGTACGGATTGCGCTACTTGTCATACCACCGAATCATGGGATGGAGCGCAATTCTCGGATCATGATTTCTTCCCATTAACAGGTGGTCACGCGATCAATGATTGCGCGGCTTGTCATGATACCAACAACTTTGCGGCGGCTTCACCGGATTGTATTTCCTGCCACCAGCCGGATTACAACGGAGCGAAAAATCCAGATCACCAGGCCTTAGGTTTCTCTCAGGATTGTGCGACTTGCCATACTACCGAATCCTGGGATGGAGCTCAATTCCCAGATCATGATTTCTTCCCGTTGACTGGTGGACATGCGATCAATGATTGCGCGGCTTGTCATGATACCAACAACTTTGCGGCGGCTTCCCCGGATTGTATTTCCTGCCACCAGCCGGATTATAACGGAGCCAAAAATCCAGATCACCAAGCCTTAGGTTTCTCTCAGGATTGCGCGACTTGTCATACGACCGAATCTTGGGATGGAGCCCAATTCCCGGATCATGATTTCTTCCCTCTAACAGGCGGACACGCAATCAATGATTGCGCGGCTTGTCATGACGTGAACAACTTTGCAGCGGCTTCACCGGATTGTATTTCCTGCCACCAGCCGGATTACAGCGGAGCAAAAAATCCAGATCACCAAGCTTTAGGTTTCTCTCAGGATTGCGCGTCTTGTCATACCACCGAATCATGGGATGGAGCTCAGTTCCCGGATCATGATTTCTTCCCTCTCACAGGCGGACACGCGATCAATGACTGCGCAGCTTGTCATGACGTGAACAACTTTGCAGCGGCTTCCCCGGATTGTATTTCCTGCCACCAGCCGGATTACAACGGAGCCAAAAATCCAGATCACCAAGCCTTAGGTTTCTCTCAGGATTGCGCGACTTGTCATACCACCGAATCATGGGATGGAGCTCAGTTCCCGGATCATGATTTCTTCCCTCTCACAGGTGGACACGCGATCAATGATTGCGCGGCTTGTCATGATACCAACAACTTCGCAGCGGCTTCCCCGGATTGTATTTCCTGCCACCAGCCGGATTACAGCGGAGCCAAAAATCCAGATCACCAAGCGCTCGGATTTAGTACGGATTGTGCGACTTGTCATACCACCGAATCTTGGGATGGAGCACAATTCCCGGATCATGATTTCTTCCCACTCACAGGCGGACACGCGATCAATGATTGCGCAGCTTGTCATGACGTGAACAACTTTGCAGCGGCTTCACCGGATTGTATTTCCTGCCACCAGCCGGATTACAGCGGAGCAAAAAATCCAGATCACCAAGCTTTAGGTTTCTCTCAGGATTGCGCGTCTTGTCATACCACCGAATCATGGGATGGAGCTCAGTTCCCGGATCATGATTTCTTCCCTCTCACAGGCGGACACGCGATCAATGATTGCGCAGCTTGTCATGACGTGAACAACTTTGCAGCTGCATCCCCGGATTGTATTTCCTGCCACCAAAGCGACTATAACGCAACTCGATCACCCAATCACCAGACTTCGGGCTTTAATACGGAATGTATATTGTGTCACTATACCAATGCTTGGAAACCTGCAGACTTCCGGGAACATGACGCCCTTTACTTCCCTATTTATTCTGGAAGACATCGAAACGAATGGGACTCATGTGTCGAATGCCATACCAACACTGGATCTTATGCAAGTTTCAGTTGTATAGATTGCCATGAGCACAGCAATCAATCTAAGGTCACCAGAGACCATCAAGGAGTTAGAAACTTCGTCTACCAAAGTGCAGCATGCTTTGAATGTCATCCTGATGGCAGAAACTAAATAAACCCTCAAACCTGAGTCATCATTTAAAGTTTTCAAATAAAAATTAGCTGGAAATTTTAGAGATATTTTCATTAAATCTGTCTTTGGAAAAAAGCCAGTGATTATGAAAAAAATCTACTTATTGATCCTTGTCCTCCTCCCATTTTTCACCCAAGCGCAATCCGTTTGCACTCCAGAAAGTCGAGCCAAACTGGAATCTTTTTTAACCCAACTTCCAGCTTTGGATAAAAATCACACTCCCAATCAACTAGCAGTTGAAATTGGGCAATGGTTTTTAAATACGGACTATGTAGAAAAAACTCTTGAGATACCGGGACCAGAACAATTGGTTATCAACTTACAAGGTGTCGATTGTACGACCTTTTTAGAGTCGGTCGTGGCCTTAGCTAGGTTGGCCAAAAGTGGTAAAAATACCATGGGATCCTTCGAACATGAATTGGAAAATATCCGATATCGCTATGGAAAAAACGAAGGCTATCCGAGCAGGCTTCATTATTTCTCAGAATGGATCTCACGAAATGAAGAAAAAGGAATTCTCACCGACGTTACAAAGGAAATCGGTGGCATAGATTACCCAAATGCGCCGACATTTATGACTGAAAACCCTCAGTTTTATCCTCAACTGAGTGATCCTGAAAATCTGGATGAGTTGAAAAAAGCAGAAGTAGAACTTTCCAAAAAGACCTTCCACTTTATCCCAAAAGATAAAATACAATCCCTTGAATCGAAGATTCAATCCGGTGACTTGATCGCAATTACTACTTCAATCAAAAACCTAGACATGGTGCATGTGGGATTTGCTTTTGAGAAAAATGGACGAATCCATTTAATGCATGCTAGCTCAATAAATAAAAAAGTTGAGATTTCAGATTTACCTC
Above is a window of Algoriphagus sanaruensis DNA encoding:
- a CDS encoding N-acetylmuramoyl-L-alanine amidase-like domain-containing protein, with protein sequence MKKIYLLILVLLPFFTQAQSVCTPESRAKLESFLTQLPALDKNHTPNQLAVEIGQWFLNTDYVEKTLEIPGPEQLVINLQGVDCTTFLESVVALARLAKSGKNTMGSFEHELENIRYRYGKNEGYPSRLHYFSEWISRNEEKGILTDVTKEIGGIDYPNAPTFMTENPQFYPQLSDPENLDELKKAEVELSKKTFHFIPKDKIQSLESKIQSGDLIAITTSIKNLDMVHVGFAFEKNGRIHLMHASSINKKVEISDLPLSDYLAGNKSQSGIMVGRLK
- a CDS encoding GW dipeptide domain-containing protein gives rise to the protein MKYLSTFSKLLLIGLVAGIFACSNAKKIEPILPSEEGDTFTLVNPESSEDPNVADPNAWHEAIIKEVLASNRYSYLEVEENGTRIWLATSKGEFSPEQRLRYRGGLLKTNFKSEEHDRVFDKLYLVSQIQVQGPSTTTTSPEASSPGPAKKVDPSTVKGATTIKEIIQNPGKYKDQTVKILGTVTKVNPNIMGKNWIHVQDGSADQYDFVLTSASNIPAGHQVVFEGIIRLDVDFGAGYSYDIIMEDAKFSLQ
- the ccsA gene encoding cytochrome c biogenesis protein, which translates into the protein MSRLKSTLHRIDQVLFGTRAAGLYLLLFAAAIGVATFIENDFGTSAAQKFIYRATWFELLLVLFSGTLISNVIRYRMVAQKKWAQLIFHLSMILILIGAGLTRYLGYEGVMHIREGAASNFIYSNEPYLNFEASLAGQTFKFEEPILVSSLGKNDFEQEFLLGNKPVKVKLLSMIPNPKQEVEVVDDGVPVLNVVFGSSSGRMEYYLEFGSKQTINGVNFNFSDELIPGAFNLFFQENTLYWSADQAVSERVMATQAFSNFEANTQNPLQFRALYNTGSGQFVFGGLIEKGRLTVISEKQKIDRSSLLGLELEVTLGNETKNQTIYGSPGQPGRPAYFQSDDLVLAISYGAKEVNLPFSLFLRDFEMERYPGTNSPASYASEVTLVDNRNGTNQEYRIFMNNILDYDGYRFFQSSYDGDELGTYLSVNHDFWGTNVTYLGYALLTIGMVMVFFFGNTRFKNLSEKLRQLKGASILVLAFSLSTSSYGQVELMPQVPQIDAGHAQVFSGVIVQDFRGRMKPLNTLSKEMLRKVSGSETWNGMNSDQVLLSMYIQSREWYSVPLVKLGKHERLNLLLGVAEGQKAAYRDFFEKDGTYKLKDLILQVNNQNPADRGVFEKEIIKVDERVNIMNLIFSGRFLRIFPVANDPNNSWLAPNSVNQNQPEASRFFNAYNQALEEGIQSGNYTQASGLLEGLKLVQRQVSEDLIPSEGQVSAELLLNDLQIFRFLALANTLLGLSFLAILFLSVFQPNWKLDKVLWFLFGVTFLSFLYHTLGLGLRWYVSERAPWSNGYESMIYIAWTSTLAGLLFSRKSPGGMAATMILSGTVLLIAWLSYLDPEITPLVPVLKSYWLTIHVSLEAGSYGFLMLGAIMGLINLLLMLFSTPSSLTKSKRIINELSLLSEMTLTGGLVMLSVGTYLGGVWANESWGRYWGWDAKETWALVSILVYAFILHMRLIPGLRGVYAYNVATLFGLSSVVMTYFGVNYYLSGLHSYAAGDPVPIPNWVYYSVISLILISLGAFVKYKKYFQKKSDAKPI